One genomic region from Campylobacter sp. RM5004 encodes:
- a CDS encoding BRO family protein, protein MLEVFNNNQFLVRVAKDENNEPLFCLNDACKSLELTNTNHAKKSIEREWQGVTLNVTPFKTEGGVQNFTMISEPQLYFLIMRSDKPNAKAFRMWVNCEVLPTIRKQGYYKLQKETDNKISNLERRNKRVALGYKSQLAQQKEKYELKLKVLECELEHKSKIDLDNPSNELKKALAERGWLLMNKDNFNVLGENIATRICTGLRDILGTNYPPCLKQLIDISFMEARNYFIRKIHLNQNKPYTLESYKIKRADNSYTPIYGKWIIEDGKQIAGWELELRWKGDKKLSYGS, encoded by the coding sequence ATGTTAGAAGTTTTTAACAACAATCAGTTTTTAGTCAGAGTTGCAAAAGATGAAAACAATGAGCCATTATTTTGCCTTAATGATGCTTGTAAAAGTTTAGAGTTAACAAACACAAATCACGCTAAAAAGTCTATTGAAAGGGAGTGGCAAGGTGTTACGTTAAATGTAACCCCTTTTAAAACAGAAGGTGGGGTTCAAAATTTTACAATGATTAGCGAACCCCAGCTTTACTTTTTAATAATGCGTTCAGACAAGCCAAACGCAAAAGCTTTTAGAATGTGGGTGAATTGCGAAGTCCTACCAACAATCAGAAAGCAAGGTTATTATAAATTGCAAAAAGAAACAGACAATAAAATCTCAAACCTAGAACGCAGAAATAAGCGAGTTGCCTTAGGCTATAAATCACAATTAGCACAACAAAAAGAAAAGTATGAGTTAAAGCTCAAGGTTTTAGAGTGCGAACTAGAACATAAAAGCAAGATTGATTTAGACAATCCTAGTAACGAGCTAAAGAAAGCATTAGCAGAGCGTGGGTGGTTGCTTATGAATAAGGATAATTTCAATGTTTTAGGAGAAAATATAGCCACTAGGATTTGCACTGGGCTTAGGGATATTCTAGGTACTAATTATCCGCCTTGCTTGAAGCAATTAATTGATATTAGTTTTATGGAAGCAAGGAATTATTTTATTAGAAAAATACACCTTAACCAAAACAAGCCTTATACGCTTGAAAGTTATAAAATAAAAAGAGCCGATAATTCTTATACACCGATTTATGGCAAATGGATTATTGAAGATGGAAAGCAGATTGCAGGTTGGGAGCTTGAGTTAAGGTGGAAAGGGGATAAAAAATTAAGTTATGGGAGCTAA
- a CDS encoding helix-turn-helix domain-containing protein has translation MEKENIVKQTCKELGITQKELSEILGVAPNTATQWATQIEPPQIAINFMQLLLKHKKQEEQLNNFKKAFDLIDEARKH, from the coding sequence ATGGAAAAAGAAAATATAGTAAAACAAACTTGTAAAGAATTAGGAATTACGCAAAAAGAGCTAAGTGAAATTTTAGGTGTTGCACCAAATACAGCTACACAATGGGCTACGCAAATAGAACCACCGCAAATAGCTATAAATTTTATGCAATTATTACTTAAACACAAAAAACAAGAAGAACAACTAAATAACTTTAAAAAAGCATTTGATTTGATAGACGAAGCAAGGAAACACTAA